A region of Kineosporia sp. NBRC 101731 DNA encodes the following proteins:
- a CDS encoding Uma2 family endonuclease, whose protein sequence is MTSLPEWMRPPRPEGWFAEDLDRLAEAPRHTELIDGALVFMMSPQRSWHGRLVTSLAVFLSEQAPAGLEVEREMTIRLDERNRPEPDLLVTTAPYDPNRTWYAPEAVVLVVEVVSPESAHRDRTVKLRKYAEAGIAHYWRIEEESGAPVVHSYELDAPTRAYAPTGIHRDKLRTSTPFGMELDLNALVPGRK, encoded by the coding sequence ATGACCTCGCTGCCGGAGTGGATGCGCCCACCCCGCCCCGAGGGGTGGTTCGCCGAAGACCTCGACCGCCTTGCGGAAGCCCCGCGCCACACCGAACTGATCGATGGAGCGCTCGTCTTCATGATGTCTCCGCAGCGCTCCTGGCACGGCCGTCTGGTCACTTCGCTGGCGGTCTTCCTGTCGGAACAGGCGCCGGCCGGTCTCGAGGTAGAGCGCGAGATGACGATCCGACTAGACGAACGCAATCGTCCGGAGCCGGACCTTCTGGTCACGACGGCTCCCTACGATCCGAATCGCACCTGGTATGCACCCGAAGCGGTAGTTCTCGTTGTCGAGGTCGTCTCGCCCGAGTCGGCACACCGCGATCGAACGGTCAAGCTGCGCAAGTACGCAGAGGCCGGGATCGCCCACTACTGGCGGATCGAGGAGGAAAGCGGGGCCCCGGTCGTCCACAGCTACGAGCTGGACGCCCCCACCCGCGCATACGCCCCGACCGGAATTCACCGCGACAAGCTGCGCACCTCCACACCGTTCGGGATGGAACTCGACCTCAACGCTCTGGTGCCCGGCCGCAAGTAG
- a CDS encoding alpha/beta fold hydrolase: MIEKVSFPSSVGPMLAGVLEVPDGPVRGWGVFAHGFTLGKDSPAAARICRRLAREGIGMLRYDNLGLGDSQGDWGDGSFTVKIADTGKAAEFMAARGAPVELLVGHSWGGATVIAAAREIDGVQAVATVGAPVDPSRVERHYDAVVEKVLAEGSAEWLIGGKALTLKRSFVEDVRASELRDRIRELRLPLLVMHSPTDNTVGIENASEIFQIARHPRSFISLEGSNHFLTGAGQADRAARIISAWADPYLSAVSSGADRALI; encoded by the coding sequence ATGATCGAAAAGGTTTCGTTCCCGAGTTCGGTCGGGCCCATGCTGGCTGGTGTGCTCGAGGTGCCGGACGGCCCCGTGCGGGGGTGGGGAGTCTTCGCCCACGGGTTCACGCTCGGCAAGGACTCGCCGGCGGCCGCGCGCATCTGCCGGCGCCTGGCCCGCGAGGGCATCGGGATGCTGCGCTACGACAACCTGGGTCTGGGCGACTCGCAGGGTGACTGGGGCGACGGGTCCTTCACGGTCAAGATCGCCGATACCGGCAAGGCCGCCGAGTTCATGGCCGCGCGGGGCGCGCCCGTCGAGCTCCTGGTGGGTCACTCCTGGGGTGGTGCCACGGTGATCGCCGCGGCCCGGGAGATCGACGGAGTGCAAGCGGTGGCTACGGTGGGAGCTCCGGTCGACCCGAGTCGCGTGGAACGTCACTACGACGCCGTGGTCGAGAAGGTACTGGCCGAGGGCTCGGCCGAGTGGCTCATCGGGGGTAAGGCCCTGACGCTCAAACGGTCGTTCGTCGAAGACGTCCGGGCGTCCGAACTGCGGGACCGGATTCGCGAGCTGCGCCTGCCCCTCCTGGTGATGCACTCGCCCACCGACAACACCGTCGGCATCGAGAATGCCAGTGAGATCTTCCAGATTGCCCGTCATCCCCGCAGCTTCATCTCCCTGGAGGGGTCGAACCACTTCCTCACCGGCGCCGGTCAGGCCGATCGGGCGGCCCGGATCATCAGTGCCTGGGCGGATCCCTACCTGAGCGCGGTGTCGTCGGGAGCGGACCGTGCCCTCATTTAA
- a CDS encoding RICIN domain-containing protein gives MDVRNAGKSNGTAVQAYDCNGTGAQTWVYSTTNKSLRNPNSNRCLDGNNMATGKGLYIWDCNGTSAQRWVPFRADSTGRSPGYRNPDSGKCIDANDRRNGRQFIVYPCNYSLAQWWGMGLYSAYPSSISSPTTT, from the coding sequence ATGGATGTGCGCAATGCCGGAAAGTCAAACGGCACAGCCGTCCAAGCATACGACTGCAATGGAACCGGAGCGCAGACCTGGGTCTACTCGACAACAAACAAATCCCTACGCAACCCAAATTCCAACCGCTGTCTAGATGGAAATAATATGGCCACCGGCAAGGGGCTGTATATTTGGGATTGCAATGGAACATCTGCTCAAAGGTGGGTTCCGTTCCGGGCTGATTCTACTGGCCGGAGCCCTGGCTACAGGAATCCAGATTCTGGAAAATGCATTGACGCCAACGACCGTCGCAATGGACGTCAGTTCATTGTTTACCCGTGCAACTATTCACTTGCACAGTGGTGGGGTATGGGGCTGTATTCGGCATACCCCTCAAGCATTTCTTCGCCCACTACCACCTGA
- a CDS encoding NAD(P)-dependent oxidoreductase, whose amino-acid sequence MSGARGKLGREVCRQLEIEGHQYVPADLVPDTDGRSVDLLDAGAVAQSLRGCDAVIHCAAIPSPENIEPVELVRINTLTTFNALEEAWRAGIRTTVLASSGSIYGPAWSPEPLVQPYLPVDEESPLQYVDPYALTKDFLERTGQMYARRGMTVTALRFHWILSVPEVRSLAVPIPEADQVDNLFGYIALEDAARACLLSLNPRPGTGPYEVLVIAADDTTSATPTRELLARHSPQSVVRRDLPLHTGAFDISRAKEVIGWEPRATWRRS is encoded by the coding sequence GTGAGTGGGGCGCGGGGGAAGCTGGGCCGCGAGGTGTGCCGGCAGCTCGAGATCGAGGGGCATCAGTACGTGCCCGCCGATCTGGTACCGGATACGGATGGACGTTCGGTCGACCTGCTGGATGCCGGAGCGGTCGCGCAGTCCCTGCGGGGGTGCGACGCGGTGATTCATTGCGCAGCCATTCCGAGTCCGGAGAACATCGAGCCGGTCGAGCTGGTGCGGATCAACACCCTCACCACGTTCAACGCCCTGGAAGAGGCCTGGCGTGCGGGAATCCGCACCACGGTGCTGGCGTCGAGCGGATCGATCTACGGGCCGGCCTGGTCGCCGGAGCCCCTCGTGCAGCCCTATCTGCCGGTGGACGAGGAAAGTCCGCTGCAGTACGTGGATCCCTACGCGCTGACCAAGGACTTCCTGGAGCGCACGGGCCAGATGTACGCCCGGCGGGGGATGACGGTCACGGCACTTCGTTTTCACTGGATTCTCTCGGTGCCGGAGGTGCGGAGCCTCGCTGTTCCGATCCCGGAGGCCGATCAGGTCGACAACCTCTTCGGCTACATCGCTCTGGAGGACGCCGCGCGGGCCTGCCTGCTGTCGCTGAACCCGCGGCCCGGGACCGGGCCCTACGAAGTGCTGGTCATCGCGGCCGACGACACGACGAGTGCGACCCCGACCCGGGAGTTGCTGGCCCGGCATAGCCCCCAGTCAGTAGTTCGACGCGATCTGCCGCTTCATACGGGGGCTTTCGATATCAGCCGGGCGAAGGAGGTGATCGGGTGGGAGCCCCGGGCCACGTGGCGCCGGAGCTGA
- a CDS encoding methyl-accepting chemotaxis protein gives MLSSVLIARSITVPIARMVQALRRVADKDLNAEVETGFRDEVGQMADALTLALRQICDAIRALAEASGVFGTTSENLQSVSAQLDVNADTTASRADLVSNSAGGVSQGVGAMSAATEEMSASIREIAQNASNAAGVAQTAVTTASSTAQTVHRLGEASAEVTTVINEINAMQNTIAAAVEQQSATTAEISRSVGDVASGSDEIAANILEVAGSAASMSEGVTATRASAAELGLLAGRIRGLVSEFAY, from the coding sequence ATGCTGTCCTCGGTCCTGATCGCCCGCTCCATCACGGTGCCCATCGCGCGGATGGTCCAGGCGCTGCGCCGGGTCGCCGACAAGGATCTGAACGCCGAGGTCGAGACGGGATTCCGTGACGAGGTCGGCCAGATGGCCGATGCCCTGACCCTGGCTCTGCGGCAGATCTGTGACGCCATCCGGGCTCTGGCCGAGGCCTCCGGAGTCTTCGGAACCACCTCGGAGAATCTGCAATCGGTCTCCGCGCAGCTGGACGTGAATGCCGACACCACCGCGAGCCGCGCCGACCTGGTCTCGAACTCGGCGGGCGGGGTCTCCCAGGGGGTGGGAGCGATGTCCGCCGCCACGGAGGAGATGAGTGCCTCGATCCGGGAGATCGCGCAGAACGCCTCGAACGCGGCCGGGGTGGCCCAGACCGCGGTGACCACGGCGAGCAGCACCGCGCAGACCGTGCACCGGCTGGGCGAGGCCAGCGCCGAGGTCACGACGGTGATCAATGAGATCAACGCCATGCAGAACACGATCGCGGCCGCGGTCGAGCAGCAGTCCGCCACGACCGCCGAGATCAGCCGCAGCGTCGGTGATGTCGCCTCCGGATCCGACGAGATCGCGGCGAACATCCTCGAGGTCGCCGGATCTGCCGCGTCCATGTCGGAAGGGGTCACGGCCACGCGGGCGTCGGCGGCCGAACTCGGGTTGCTGGCCGGCCGCATTCGCGGTTTGGTCTCTGAATTCGCTTACTGA
- a CDS encoding recombinase family protein, protein MAVIEAEAASVREVFSRFAAGDSLYALAKWLTVSEVPTRTGSAWNQSSVRGILTNPRYVGRVVYQGKIVPVESRWTPLVEAEVFDHVQERINDPRRRKQQGTDRKHLGSGLYLCAVCGRVLQGWSGARYACRFAVGNGGGHANRTREPVDAYVIAVLRARLGRSDLTDLLPAVEDEAAQRAASKIRLLRARLATVEGDYDSGLIDGRRFRVASEKIMSELSTAEQESSQAGAKHVLHLVRAPDPVAAFDAATLMLKRGILDALCVVRLKAGKRGSRMFRPGSVDIQWKE, encoded by the coding sequence AAGTCTTCAGCAGGTTCGCGGCAGGCGACTCGCTTTACGCCCTGGCGAAATGGCTCACTGTCTCGGAGGTGCCGACCCGAACGGGTAGCGCGTGGAATCAGTCCTCTGTGCGGGGGATCCTCACCAATCCGCGCTACGTCGGTCGAGTGGTTTACCAGGGCAAGATCGTTCCGGTAGAGAGCCGATGGACACCCCTGGTCGAGGCCGAGGTGTTCGATCATGTGCAGGAACGGATCAACGATCCGAGGCGGCGCAAGCAGCAGGGAACGGACCGAAAGCATCTCGGGTCTGGCCTGTACCTCTGCGCGGTATGCGGAAGAGTCCTGCAAGGCTGGAGCGGAGCACGGTATGCCTGCCGATTCGCGGTTGGAAACGGCGGAGGGCACGCGAACCGGACGCGAGAGCCGGTAGATGCTTACGTCATTGCCGTGCTTCGGGCACGTCTCGGACGATCCGATCTCACTGACCTTCTGCCGGCGGTTGAAGACGAGGCAGCACAGCGCGCAGCATCCAAGATCCGGCTACTCCGGGCGCGACTGGCGACCGTCGAGGGCGACTACGACTCTGGACTGATCGATGGTCGGCGGTTCAGAGTCGCTTCGGAGAAGATCATGTCTGAGTTGAGTACGGCTGAGCAAGAATCTTCGCAGGCAGGGGCGAAACACGTGCTGCATCTGGTGCGTGCTCCGGATCCAGTGGCCGCATTCGACGCGGCAACGCTCATGCTGAAGCGCGGCATTCTGGACGCGCTGTGTGTGGTGAGGTTGAAAGCCGGGAAACGCGGGTCGCGAATGTTCAGGCCCGGTTCGGTGGATATCCAGTGGAAAGAATAG